The Coriobacteriia bacterium region GCGGTACGACACAAGGGGAGGGGAGCGCTCAAAAGTACCTGCAAGAACTGCGCATGAAACGGACCAAGAGAGGAAGGCTAGAAATGACCACCACCAAAATCTCACGTAGGCAGTTCCTGGGCGGTGCGGCGGGTGCCGCAGCAGTAGTGGGAGCGGCGACGCTGCCGTTCGCCATGAATGTTTCCACAGCAGCGGCGACGCCGCCGCAAGTGTTCCCGTTGGCCATCGACACCGGTGGATGGGTGCCGCTGGATGCCAAGGCGTGCGCTCGTCAAGCCTACGAGATTTACAAGGGTAAGTGGGCTGGGCACTCGGCGTGCTGCGAAGCGACCTACTGGCCCATCGTCGGTGTCCTCGCTGCAAGGTACCCGACGACCTGGGGCAACATTCCCATGGGCATGTTCAACTACGGCGGCGGCGGCGTTAACAGCTACGGATCGATTTGTGGCTGCCCCAACGGTGCATCCGCTCTGCTTTCACAGATCAGCGCCACGACCGGCATGAAGATGAACTTCATGTCTTGGTATGAGAAGACGGCTCTGCCGAGCAACGCGGCCTCTCTTGACTACCTCACCGGTACTTGGTCTGCGCCCGCCGGTGCAACTGGCGGCTGGGCCGATTATCTGACCGCTGGGGCAACCCAGATTCCAATTCCGACCAATAACCTCCCGAGTTCTACCTCGGGCAACGTACTCTGCCACGTCTCCCTCACTAAGTGGCGGGTCGCAGCGGACCAGTTCCAGCACGCCTACTCCCTGACGAAGGATCTCCAGTCTCAGCGTTGTGGCGCGCTCTGTTACGACGCCGTGTACTATCTCGCGACGCTGATCAACACGTGGAAGGCCGGCGGCACGATCGACGGTTCGACCAGCGTGGACGCTAGCACTGCGGGCTGCAAGGCAACGGCCTGCCACGGCTCGAGCCCGACCGACCCGCTCTGCGACTCCGTTACCGCCCAGGGCAGCATGAAGTGCTCCACATGTCACTCCATGTAGGTCTAGTAGCGATACCCCGGTGTCGCACATCGCGTCACACCGAGGACACTTACAAGAGGTCGGTCCGCACGCGGACCACTACTAGAGGAGGATCTGTGAAGAAGACTCTGCTCGTCGCGGCTCTCGTCGCGATGCTCGTGTTCGCCTTCTCCGGCGCTGCCTTCGCCGCA contains the following coding sequences:
- a CDS encoding twin-arginine translocation signal domain-containing protein, translated to MTTTKISRRQFLGGAAGAAAVVGAATLPFAMNVSTAAATPPQVFPLAIDTGGWVPLDAKACARQAYEIYKGKWAGHSACCEATYWPIVGVLAARYPTTWGNIPMGMFNYGGGGVNSYGSICGCPNGASALLSQISATTGMKMNFMSWYEKTALPSNAASLDYLTGTWSAPAGATGGWADYLTAGATQIPIPTNNLPSSTSGNVLCHVSLTKWRVAADQFQHAYSLTKDLQSQRCGALCYDAVYYLATLINTWKAGGTIDGSTSVDASTAGCKATACHGSSPTDPLCDSVTAQGSMKCSTCHSM